A region from the Symphalangus syndactylus isolate Jambi chromosome 2, NHGRI_mSymSyn1-v2.1_pri, whole genome shotgun sequence genome encodes:
- the MORN4 gene encoding MORN repeat-containing protein 4 isoform X2, translating to MTLTKGSFTYSSGEEYRGEWKEGRRHGFGQLMFADGGTYLGHFENGLFNGFGVLTFSDGSRYEGEFAQGKFNGVGVFIRYDNMTFEGEFKNGRVDGFGLLTFPDGSHGIPRNEGLFENNKLLRREKCSAIVQRAQSASKSARNLTA from the exons ATGACCCTGACAAAAGGTTCCTTCACCTACTCCAGTGGGGAGGAATATCGTGGCGAGTGGAAGGAGG GCCGCAGGCATGGTTTTGGTCAACTGATGTTTGCAGATGGTGGCACCTACCTGGGTCATTTTGAGAATGGGCTCTTTAATGGCTTCGGGGTATTGACCTTCTCAGATGGTTCAAG GTATGAGGGGGAGTTTGCCCAGGGCAAGTTTAATGGCGTCGGAGTCTTCATTCGATATGACAACATGACCTTTGAGGGGGAATTTAAAAATGGCAGAGTAGATGGTTTTG GCCTGCTGACTTTCCCTGATGGTTCTCACGGAATCCCCCGCAATGAAGGTCTCTTTGAGAACAACAAGCTGCTGCGGCGTGAGAAGTGTTCTGCCATTGTTCAGCGGGCCCAGAGCGCCTCCAAGTCAGCCAGAAATCTCACTGCCTGA
- the MORN4 gene encoding MORN repeat-containing protein 4 isoform X1, producing the protein MAWRRAGPMRCGVAPGCLGNSQWAAGIVPSAVAQDGGVKWGNRWWRWRRARWQPGAHQRKSPRRWSPASRRDGHPERPAPGRRHGFGQLMFADGGTYLGHFENGLFNGFGVLTFSDGSRYEGEFAQGKFNGVGVFIRYDNMTFEGEFKNGRVDGFGLLTFPDGSHGIPRNEGLFENNKLLRREKCSAIVQRAQSASKSARNLTA; encoded by the exons ATGGCGTGGAGGCGGGCTGGGCCAATGCGGTGTGGCGTTGCTCCCGGTTGCCTAGGTAACAGCCAATGGGCAGCGGGAATTGTACCCAGTGCGGTCGCCCAGGATGGCGGCGTCAAGTGGGGCAATCGCTGGTGGAGGTGGCGGAGAGCAAGGTGGCAGCCGGGAGCCCATCAGAGGAAAAGTCCGAGGCGCTGGAGCCCTGCGTCCAGGCGTGACGGTCATCCCGAAAGGCCGGCCCCAG GCCGCAGGCATGGTTTTGGTCAACTGATGTTTGCAGATGGTGGCACCTACCTGGGTCATTTTGAGAATGGGCTCTTTAATGGCTTCGGGGTATTGACCTTCTCAGATGGTTCAAG GTATGAGGGGGAGTTTGCCCAGGGCAAGTTTAATGGCGTCGGAGTCTTCATTCGATATGACAACATGACCTTTGAGGGGGAATTTAAAAATGGCAGAGTAGATGGTTTTG GCCTGCTGACTTTCCCTGATGGTTCTCACGGAATCCCCCGCAATGAAGGTCTCTTTGAGAACAACAAGCTGCTGCGGCGTGAGAAGTGTTCTGCCATTGTTCAGCGGGCCCAGAGCGCCTCCAAGTCAGCCAGAAATCTCACTGCCTGA